A window of the Verrucomicrobiia bacterium genome harbors these coding sequences:
- a CDS encoding PQQ-binding-like beta-propeller repeat protein has translation MNPRFLPTLAILAIGIRMGAPDLSATDWPRWLGPDGSNRTRDPAFVSDLSKYSTAWEAKIGRGYSAVSVAEGRAFVLGHDGQAGETVYCLDAVTGRELWKHTYPAELLPRMHPGGPNATPTVTGNRVLTLSKDGQLFCLDTADGTRVWEVNLPAAMGVAVPQWGFGSSPVVSGQQVWISAGKVIALELATGRTVWVSTEAHPPAYASPVPFAWNGRPFIAAMNGRGLSVLSATDGAEIAHRPLKAQFDLLAPTPIVLDQGRRIFISANASSELLTFDGEALNLVWETRELKNALNNSVALNGTIYGIDGRQGTPNCRLVALNLADGRVLWTRDNFGYGTTIGVDDVLLALTENGELVTTRLSPAAYAELGRTQVLGRTCWTSPTVAHGRIYARNDQGNLICLSAE, from the coding sequence ATGAATCCCCGCTTCCTTCCCACCCTCGCGATCCTCGCGATCGGCATCCGCATGGGCGCCCCCGATCTCTCCGCCACCGACTGGCCCCGCTGGCTCGGACCGGACGGCAGCAACCGCACCCGTGACCCCGCCTTCGTGTCCGATCTGTCGAAGTACTCCACCGCGTGGGAGGCGAAGATCGGCCGCGGTTACTCCGCGGTCAGCGTCGCGGAAGGCCGGGCCTTCGTGCTCGGCCACGACGGGCAAGCCGGCGAGACCGTGTACTGCCTCGATGCCGTCACCGGCCGGGAACTCTGGAAGCACACCTACCCCGCCGAACTCTTGCCGCGCATGCACCCCGGCGGTCCCAATGCCACGCCCACCGTGACCGGCAACCGCGTCCTGACGTTGAGCAAGGACGGCCAGTTGTTCTGCCTCGACACCGCCGACGGCACCCGGGTCTGGGAGGTCAACCTGCCGGCCGCGATGGGCGTTGCCGTGCCGCAGTGGGGTTTCGGAAGTTCGCCGGTGGTCAGCGGCCAGCAGGTATGGATCAGCGCTGGCAAGGTCATCGCGCTCGAACTCGCCACCGGCCGGACCGTCTGGGTTTCCACGGAAGCCCATCCTCCCGCCTACGCCTCGCCCGTCCCGTTCGCCTGGAATGGCCGGCCCTTCATCGCCGCCATGAACGGCAGGGGCTTGTCCGTGCTGTCGGCCACGGACGGCGCCGAAATCGCCCATCGCCCGCTCAAGGCGCAGTTCGATCTGCTCGCGCCGACGCCGATCGTGCTCGACCAGGGGAGGCGCATCTTCATCTCGGCCAACGCCAGCTCGGAGCTGCTGACCTTCGACGGCGAGGCGTTGAACCTGGTCTGGGAAACCCGGGAACTGAAGAACGCCCTCAACAACAGCGTGGCCCTGAACGGCACGATCTACGGCATCGACGGCCGGCAGGGCACGCCCAACTGCCGGCTGGTGGCGCTCAACCTCGCCGATGGCCGCGTGCTCTGGACACGGGACAACTTCGGGTACGGCACCACCATCGGGGTCGATGATGTTCTGCTGGCCCTGACGGAAAACGGCGAACTGGTCACCACCCGGCTGTCACCCGCCGCCTATGCCGAACTGGGCCGGACGCAAGTCCTCGGTCGAACCTGCTGGACCAGCCCGACCGTCGCCCACGGCCGCATCTACGCCCGCAACGACCAAGGCAATCTGATCTGCCTGAGTGCTGAATAA